From uncultured Pseudodesulfovibrio sp.:
GGGGAAAGAGCTCGACTTGTCGGATTGATTGCAGTTCCACCAGCGCCCAACCCGGTTACAGGCAAAGCTGTCCCATTATTCCAGTACAAAAAGACACGATCTGCACCGCCCCGTTCAGCACCATCAAGTTGCGACACAATGCCGGACACGGGAAATGCAAACGATACCATAACCTTTCGGCCTTGCATTGTTTCCATCAATGAAGAAGCTGAAATCAAAGATTCTTGGGCATTAAAAGCCTTGCTGGCACTCCGCCAATTAACTTGCCCCGGCTTCAGGTAGGAATATTCATCGCTCAGGACACGATCCATCGCGCGTTTGTCTAAACTCCATCCGGTAAACGACGTATCACTTGAACCGTCACTCTTGAACAGGGTCCATGTCATCTGTGAACTTCGATCCTCATCCGGGAAGGCTTCCACAATGCCTTGCCCTCGTCTGGCGAGCATATACATCACCCCCTGCCCGTCACTGACCAAGACAGCTTTCACGGATGAATGCTTGGCAAACAGATCACGAAATTCTTTGCGCAGAGCCTTTGGCTTCAAGCTGGAGAGCGTACCATCACTTATCTCATCGTTTGAATTCCTGACCGCGTTGAGAAGAACGGTTACCGCACCGGACAACCCGCGAGCCGAACTTTCCACGGCAACCACAGCCGCATCGCGTCGAATTTCCCGCACGCCCCAGTAGGCCAGAGTGCCAACAGCTGCCACGACAAGAATCACACCGTAAAATACGAGTCTATAGAGTTCCTTGCCGCGTATGTGCTTTTCTCTCGCCATAATTATTCTCCGCCGTCCGTATCACCATATTCAAGCAATATGCGGTCCACCGCGCCATCAGTAAGATCAAACATTTCGTCACTGTGATCAAATCCGGCCAAATGCAATATGCCGTGCGCCAACAACCGCGCTAAATGCTCCAACGGTTGTTGACCATAAAGTTCGGTCTCTCGTGCCAAGGTGTCCACTGATAACACCAGCTCTCCCAAAGAACTGCCGTCATCATCCGCTACCACCAATTCTACGTCTGCATCTTCAGAATCAGGGAAACTGAGAATATTGGTCGGCCCCGTACAGCCAAGAAATTCCGCATTGACCAAAGAAATTTCGCGATCATCCACCAGCGTCAGGGAAAAGGTTCGTCCTTCCAGCCCCAAAGACTCCAAAAGGAGATCAGACAACGCCTCCAATTCCCTTCGAGACAAAGGGAATCGAGGATCAAGTCGAGCCTTGCTGACAATCTTGACCGCACCACTCATAATTATTTTCCATCTCCTTCGTGAACATCATACGCACGAACAATCCGACCAACCAAGGGATGACGAATAACATCATGTTCATCAAAGGTCACAAAATTAACGCCTTTGACGCCCGTCAAAATCTTCCGGGCCTGCAGCAAACCGGATTTGGCGTGAATGGGTAGATCGATCTGCGTCACGTCACCAGTAATAACTGCCTTGGAGCCAAAACCAAGCCGGGTCAAAAACATTTTCATCTGTTCCGGCGTGGTATTTTGAGCCTCATCCAAAATAATGAAAGCATCGTTGAGAGTACGACCACGCATGAAAGCCAATGGCGCAATTTCAATAATCCCGGCTTCTTGATAATCCTGAACTTTGGCAAAATCGAGCATGTCATGCAGGGCGTCATACAGTGGGCGCAGATACGGATTAATTTTCTCCGCAAGATCTCCCGGCAGAAAACCAAGCTTCTCCCCTGCTTCCACAGCAGGTCGAGTCAACACGATCCGTTTGACTTCCCGACGAGAAAGAGCACCCACCGCCATGGCAACGGCCAGATATGTCTTACCCGTTCCAGCCGGACCAATACCGAACGTCATGTCAGAATTATGGATTGCATCCAGATACTCTCGTTGAGTCAACGACTTGGGAGACACGGTTCGCTTGCCCGAGGTGGCGTAAACATCACCTTTGAAAACTTCACCCACATCAGCGGTCGGCTGCCGTTCAAGTATGCGACATGCAAAATCCACATCCTGCGGATGCACGGACTTGCCTCGCTGAATCATTGCATACAACTGCGACAAGACCTGACCGGCCAAATCGGCCTTAGCTTCATCTCCTTCAGATGCCGCAACAGTGACCGTGTTACCACGGCTTTCAACGGTTACCCCAAGACGCTCACTCAACAACTTCAAATGCTGATTATGTGGACCAAAAAGCTGGCTCGCCATATGGCCGTCGTCAAATTCAAGTTTAGTGGAAGACAGAATCTTTTCCTCCGGTTAATCTTTGATACGCAAAAACATCCATTTGCATGCCCTGCGTTCTAAAAAATTTGCAATTTCATACAGAGCCGCGCCCATCATGCTCATTCCCAGAATACCGGAAAACATGGTCAGGTAATCCATGGCTCCCCAAGCATCCATTATCATATAGCCCAGCCCTCTGGTGGTGGCAAAAGATTCCACAAAAAAGAGCACAGCCACAGCCACACCGGTTCCCAGCC
This genomic window contains:
- a CDS encoding PhoH family protein encodes the protein MASQLFGPHNQHLKLLSERLGVTVESRGNTVTVAASEGDEAKADLAGQVLSQLYAMIQRGKSVHPQDVDFACRILERQPTADVGEVFKGDVYATSGKRTVSPKSLTQREYLDAIHNSDMTFGIGPAGTGKTYLAVAMAVGALSRREVKRIVLTRPAVEAGEKLGFLPGDLAEKINPYLRPLYDALHDMLDFAKVQDYQEAGIIEIAPLAFMRGRTLNDAFIILDEAQNTTPEQMKMFLTRLGFGSKAVITGDVTQIDLPIHAKSGLLQARKILTGVKGVNFVTFDEHDVIRHPLVGRIVRAYDVHEGDGK
- the ybeY gene encoding rRNA maturation RNase YbeY, with the translated sequence MSGAVKIVSKARLDPRFPLSRRELEALSDLLLESLGLEGRTFSLTLVDDREISLVNAEFLGCTGPTNILSFPDSEDADVELVVADDDGSSLGELVLSVDTLARETELYGQQPLEHLARLLAHGILHLAGFDHSDEMFDLTDGAVDRILLEYGDTDGGE